The region AACCAGCTGATATAActctttattacttttcagaGTGTGGCCAGTGAAATCTGAAAGCCATAGAAAATAATGGAGTCGTTTCAGCTGAAAAGCTCGTATTTGTCGAGATAATAATCTGCTTAAAAAACGGGAAAAATGGATTAAGCAAAATTGTTAACCAGATCGTGAAGGTTTTTAGTATGCACTTTAGCCTAATGtccgttttaatttttacagttttgttGCAATTCCACTCACCAGGTCAAGTGAATATCTTCTCAAATTGAtggttattgttattttcctttttgatTACAATGCGGAATTCgctaaaatgattaaatatagtttttgtgaatatacatgcaattaaaACATGAAAGAACTCAAAAGTCCTTTGATTTACTTGTAATAGTAAAACGAATTCTaaaggaaaatatatattccatGTGTAACGGaacgaaataaattcaaattttaaaccaataaataagcaacataaaaatatataagattcTCCATGAATCCCGGATACAATATACTGGATTGTTTTATGTaacatgttatttataaaatacttatctGTTCTTTTAAATTCATCTCAAACAGCAAAATAATCAAATCAGTTGACTAACTTTGACGTTGTTTTAAACCatcttatattcaattaaagttattacattaaaacgcACTTGGATTTTCAACctacttatttatttgtacGAGAAAATATTACTTCCTGTTCTTTCTTCtgcaaaatgtaacaaaaaattattagacaataaaaattatagttaataacGAACCTTTTAGATAGAGTGCTGAATGTTTGACTTTCTTCTTCCGTCATATGAGGCTTGTTCATTTTGGATGCTTTCTGGTTCATAGACTTCAGAGACGGTTTCGTTTTcggtttcttaaaaatttctcTTTCAGAAATTATCGACATCTGCGACTGATTTCCACTTAGATAACTCATTTGCGATGCAGACTTGCCCAATCCTTTCTTTTTCCTTTTCGACTTTTTCACTAAAGACACTTTCGATTCGCTGTCCACTCCAGTAAACTTTAATCGTGattcttgtttttttattaactggtTTGTATCCGTCTGATCCAACTGCACGGCCAGTTCTATATTCAAACCTTCTTTTGTTGGCAGAATTTTAATTCC is a window of Aethina tumida isolate Nest 87 chromosome 7, icAetTumi1.1, whole genome shotgun sequence DNA encoding:
- the LOC126266221 gene encoding uncharacterized protein LOC126266221 produces the protein MEILRWIFNSLSPECQNCRNELLSKCKCKFCKKCVSTEKAKCVVCLSIYHLKCVLKVPGLVVVGDKNLVVCCETPDTLSGLPKNYGLKVDSQNGIKILPTKEGLNIELAVQLDQTDTNQLIKKQESRLKFTGVDSESKVSLVKKSKRKKKGLGKSASQMSYLSGNQSQMSIISEREIFKKPKTKPSLKSMNQKASKMNKPHMTEEESQTFSTLSKRRKNRK